One window of the Amycolatopsis mediterranei genome contains the following:
- a CDS encoding uL11 family ribosomal protein yields the protein MAPKKKLTHQVTLELTAGNAPVVDLGKMLGQTGVNLVEIKKAYDAATAAQRGDIVPVVVSVFEDRSFALRLKTPPTSFLIKKALGDKGSSRPGHEVAGKLTTEQLRGIAERKLPDLNTSDVEAAMRTIAGTARSMGVVVVP from the coding sequence ATGGCTCCGAAGAAGAAACTCACCCACCAGGTCACCCTGGAACTCACCGCGGGCAACGCCCCGGTCGTCGACCTCGGCAAGATGCTGGGGCAGACCGGGGTCAACCTCGTCGAGATCAAGAAGGCCTACGACGCGGCGACGGCGGCCCAGCGCGGCGACATCGTGCCGGTGGTCGTCTCGGTGTTCGAGGACCGCTCGTTCGCGCTCCGGCTCAAGACGCCCCCGACGTCGTTCCTCATCAAGAAAGCGTTGGGGGACAAGGGTTCGTCGCGGCCGGGGCACGAGGTCGCCGGGAAGCTCACGACGGAGCAGCTGCGCGGGATCGCCGAGCGGAAGCTGCCCGACCTGAACACCTCGGACGTCGAAGCGGCGATGCGCACGATCGCGGGCACGGCCCGTTCGATGGGTGTCGTGGTCGTGCCCTGA
- the glyA gene encoding serine hydroxymethyltransferase — protein MTHQPKLTALAAADPAIAGLVEDEAKRQHDKIRLIASENYVSQAVLEATGTVLTNKYSEGYAGKRYYEGQQFIDQVEQLAIERAKAVFGADHANVQPYSGSPANLAVYLAFAQPGDTVLGMALPDGGHLTHGWSVSATGKWFTPVRYGVAKETGRVDLDQVRDLARQHRPKLIFAGGTAIPRTIDFPAFAEIAAEVDAVLVADIAHIAGLVAGGAHPSPVGHAQVITTTTHKTLRGPRGAMILSDADHAKAVDKAVFPGLQGGPHNHTTAAIAVALGEAQQPSFSDYAQRIVANARALADALLACGYDLVSGGTDNHLLLIDLTNKGVAGKPAAQALDRAGIELNYNTVPFDPRKPFDPSGIRLGTSAITTRGLRPEHQVEVAAWIDRTITAAAASDESALDTIAAEIREFLAPFPIPGYSA, from the coding sequence ATGACACACCAGCCGAAACTGACCGCACTCGCCGCCGCCGACCCCGCCATCGCCGGGCTCGTCGAGGACGAAGCCAAGCGGCAGCACGACAAGATCCGCCTGATCGCGTCGGAGAACTACGTCTCGCAGGCCGTGCTCGAAGCCACCGGGACCGTGCTCACCAACAAGTACTCCGAGGGCTACGCGGGCAAGCGGTACTACGAGGGCCAGCAGTTCATCGACCAGGTCGAGCAGCTCGCCATCGAGCGGGCGAAGGCCGTGTTCGGCGCCGACCACGCGAACGTCCAGCCGTACTCCGGTTCTCCGGCCAACCTGGCCGTGTACCTGGCCTTCGCGCAGCCGGGCGACACCGTGCTCGGCATGGCGCTGCCCGACGGCGGCCACCTCACGCACGGCTGGAGCGTGTCCGCCACCGGCAAGTGGTTCACGCCGGTGCGCTACGGCGTCGCGAAGGAGACCGGCCGCGTCGACCTCGACCAGGTGCGCGACCTCGCCCGGCAGCACCGGCCGAAGCTGATCTTCGCCGGCGGGACGGCGATCCCCCGCACGATCGACTTCCCGGCGTTCGCCGAGATCGCCGCCGAGGTGGACGCGGTGCTCGTCGCCGACATCGCGCACATCGCCGGCCTGGTCGCGGGCGGCGCGCACCCGTCGCCGGTCGGGCACGCGCAGGTGATCACGACGACCACGCACAAGACCCTGCGCGGCCCGCGCGGCGCGATGATCCTCTCCGACGCCGACCACGCGAAAGCCGTCGACAAGGCGGTGTTCCCGGGGCTGCAGGGCGGCCCGCACAACCACACGACCGCGGCGATCGCGGTCGCGCTCGGCGAGGCGCAGCAGCCGTCGTTCAGCGACTACGCGCAGCGGATCGTCGCGAACGCCCGTGCGCTGGCCGACGCGCTGCTCGCCTGCGGTTACGACCTCGTGTCCGGCGGCACGGACAACCACCTGCTGCTGATCGACCTGACGAACAAGGGGGTGGCGGGCAAGCCGGCCGCCCAGGCCCTGGACCGCGCGGGCATCGAGCTGAACTACAACACGGTGCCGTTCGACCCGCGCAAGCCGTTCGACCCGTCCGGCATCCGGCTCGGCACGTCCGCGATCACCACCCGCGGCCTGCGGCCGGAGCACCAGGTCGAGGTGGCGGCGTGGATCGACCGCACGATCACCGCGGCGGCCGCGTCCGACGAGTCCGCGCTGGACACGATCGCCGCGGAGATCCGCGAGTTCCTGGCGCCGTTCCCGATCCCGGGCTACTCCGCCTGA
- a CDS encoding MDR family MFS transporter, with amino-acid sequence MSDTTTAEGAAATNGKLTHRQILTVLSGLMLGMFLAALDQTIVSSSMRTIADELHGLSLQAWATTAYLITATLSTPLYGKLSDLYGRKPMYLTAISLFLIGSLASGMATSMYELAAFRAFQGLGAGGLMSLALAIITDITAPRERSKYQGYFMAVFGISSVAGPVVGGFFAGIDTFAGITGWRWVFLVNVPIALAALVVVTKVLNLPHTRVDQKVDYWGAVALATGLVPLLIVAEQGREWGWGSAASIAMYVVGALGVSAFVWIERRMGDAALLPLRLFNRSVFRMSTIVTVVQGAGMFGAMMSLPLYLQIVKGATPTQAGLQMLPLTLGIMVASLTSGRVIAATGRYKMFAVAGIGLMAAALFALSTITVDTSLALVMVIAFVIGLGLGASMQTLVLAATNDVRPQDIGVATSAATFFRQIGGTAGTAVFLSILFGTVGDRIANAIRSAMTTPAYTAALAQHPEFAKQMQSGLDVNDTSFLSTLDPTLARPILQGFAESMSTVFLVGGIVLTVGFALVWFLKEKPLSDKSAMEQRADAEADAAPALALAH; translated from the coding sequence ATGAGCGACACCACCACGGCGGAAGGAGCAGCCGCTACGAACGGCAAACTGACTCACCGCCAGATCCTCACCGTCCTGTCCGGGCTGATGCTCGGCATGTTCCTGGCCGCACTCGACCAGACCATCGTGTCGAGCTCGATGCGCACCATCGCCGACGAGCTCCACGGCCTGTCGCTGCAGGCATGGGCCACCACCGCCTACCTGATCACCGCCACGCTCTCGACGCCGCTGTACGGCAAGCTGTCCGACCTCTACGGCCGCAAGCCCATGTACCTGACGGCGATCTCGCTGTTCCTGATCGGCTCGCTGGCCAGCGGCATGGCGACGTCGATGTACGAGCTCGCCGCGTTCCGCGCCTTCCAGGGCCTGGGCGCCGGTGGCCTGATGTCCCTGGCGCTGGCGATCATCACCGACATCACCGCGCCGCGTGAGCGGAGCAAGTACCAGGGCTACTTCATGGCCGTGTTCGGCATCTCGAGCGTCGCCGGCCCGGTCGTCGGCGGGTTCTTCGCCGGCATCGACACCTTCGCCGGCATCACCGGCTGGCGCTGGGTCTTCCTGGTCAACGTCCCGATCGCGCTCGCCGCGCTGGTCGTCGTCACCAAGGTGCTGAACCTCCCGCACACCCGCGTGGACCAGAAGGTCGACTACTGGGGTGCCGTGGCGCTGGCCACCGGCCTGGTGCCGCTGCTGATCGTCGCCGAGCAGGGCCGAGAGTGGGGCTGGGGCTCCGCCGCTTCGATCGCGATGTACGTCGTCGGCGCGCTGGGTGTGTCCGCCTTCGTCTGGATCGAACGCCGGATGGGCGACGCCGCCCTGCTGCCGTTGCGCCTGTTCAACCGGTCGGTGTTCCGGATGTCGACGATCGTCACCGTGGTGCAGGGTGCCGGGATGTTCGGCGCGATGATGTCGCTGCCGCTGTACCTGCAGATCGTCAAGGGCGCGACGCCGACCCAGGCCGGCCTGCAGATGCTCCCGCTGACGCTGGGCATCATGGTCGCCAGCCTGACCAGCGGCCGGGTGATCGCGGCCACCGGCCGGTACAAGATGTTCGCGGTGGCCGGGATCGGCCTGATGGCGGCGGCGCTGTTCGCGCTGTCGACGATCACCGTCGACACCTCGCTGGCCCTGGTCATGGTGATCGCCTTCGTGATCGGCCTCGGCCTCGGCGCCTCGATGCAGACGCTGGTGCTGGCCGCGACCAACGACGTCCGCCCGCAGGACATCGGCGTCGCCACCTCGGCGGCGACCTTCTTCCGGCAGATCGGCGGCACGGCGGGCACCGCGGTGTTCCTGTCGATCCTGTTCGGCACGGTCGGCGACCGGATCGCGAACGCCATCCGCTCGGCGATGACCACGCCGGCCTACACCGCGGCGCTGGCGCAGCACCCGGAGTTCGCGAAGCAGATGCAGAGCGGCCTCGACGTCAACGACACGTCGTTCCTCTCGACGCTCGACCCGACGCTGGCCCGGCCGATCCTGCAGGGCTTCGCCGAGTCGATGAGCACGGTGTTCCTGGTCGGCGGGATCGTGCTGACCGTCGGCTTCGCGCTGGTGTGGTTCCTCAAGGAGAAGCCGCTGTCGGACAAGTCGGCCATGGAGCAGCGCGCGGACGCCGAGGCGGACGCCGCTCCGGCTCTCGCTCTGGCGCACTGA
- a CDS encoding gamma carbonic anhydrase family protein yields MPLFSFEGLSPQVHPDAWIAPTATLIGDVVVEKDASVWFGVVIRADFGRIVIREGANIQDNSVIHVNDGVCEVGKNVTVGHQCLVHDCTIGEQALIGNGSTVLDKAKIGARALVAAGATVTPSTEVPEEVIAMGSPAKKFVPLTDSARMWVEHNAAIYQELARRHRAGLKPV; encoded by the coding sequence ATGCCTCTGTTCTCGTTCGAAGGGCTCAGCCCGCAGGTCCACCCGGACGCCTGGATCGCCCCCACCGCCACGCTCATCGGCGACGTCGTCGTCGAGAAGGACGCCTCGGTCTGGTTCGGCGTGGTGATCCGGGCCGACTTCGGCCGGATCGTCATCCGCGAGGGCGCCAACATCCAGGACAACTCGGTGATCCACGTGAACGACGGCGTCTGCGAAGTCGGCAAGAACGTCACGGTGGGCCACCAGTGCCTGGTGCACGACTGCACGATCGGGGAGCAGGCGCTGATCGGCAACGGCTCGACGGTGCTCGACAAGGCGAAGATCGGCGCGCGGGCGCTGGTCGCGGCCGGCGCGACCGTCACGCCGTCGACCGAGGTGCCGGAAGAGGTGATCGCGATGGGCAGCCCGGCGAAGAAGTTCGTCCCGCTGACCGACTCGGCGCGGATGTGGGTCGAGCACAACGCGGCGATCTACCAGGAGCTGGCGCGCCGGCACCGCGCGGGACTGAAACCGGTTTGA